One region of Brachyhypopomus gauderio isolate BG-103 chromosome 9, BGAUD_0.2, whole genome shotgun sequence genomic DNA includes:
- the ankrd6b gene encoding ankyrin repeat domain-containing protein 6b isoform X2, whose amino-acid sequence MSPQDVPSVRSLSERLLIASHKGHADHVVQLINKGAKVAVTKYGRTPLHLACYKGHVEVVKILLKAGCDLDVEDDGNQTALHRAAMVGHSDVISALIQEGCALDRQDKDGNTALHEVAWHGFAQAVRLLVKAGANAHARNKAGNTALHLACQNGHAQSCKVLLLGGARPDSKNNAGDTCLHVSARYNHVCVIRVLLGVFCSVAERNQAGDTALHVAASLNHKKTVRLLLEAGIDGSVRNNAGQTALDQAREHNNPEVALLLTKAPQIQSFARGRSVRKRRDKLKAEGRAQSVPRDEMLQSKESVSPEDDSHSSERMVRRRGDHSGGTPDATEAHHNTVRSKTQLKDKPSLSDPLSSRQNKHTEERKRSRLKAPPTTPVAPPHSYKAYQLYTLYRDKEGKIMQAPLNGCRCEPLINKLENQLEATKEEMKSEIHTVQELMNSKLGQLDRKSQHQIRALDKLMTERVSAERTECFQRIEQRATQEQLASDKRQASMVSELRSWCLSKLQRMEARLVSESRTTPLRCTTETLGGHAPEEPPTTSSSQSGPKGLPEAEEGGAAGGLREDGSANHYFVVQADSSPDDKPNVRETSSPQAQNKSVPSSPCVVRPKERAPLSADPSWPQGELQDVVAQPNGRYPERASSLSPTTERRGWGGDQGRDRGREQGRDHVHGRRHKRHSRSRTKPRAVPPGALGESAAGEASFSAERANVHALEVTQCFFEAVSAQMERWYERKIQEARQQADQRAQADSAALLERIGSLEDELRRLRTQARRELTATDARDS is encoded by the exons ATGAGCCCGCAGGATGTCCCGTCGGTGCGCTCCCTCTCCGAGCGCCTCCTGATCGCCTCGCACAAGGGTCACGCCGACCACGTGGTGCAGCTGATCAACAAGGGCGCCAAGGTGGCCGTCACCAAG tatggCAGGACTCCGCTGCATTTGGCCTGTTATAAGGGCCACGTGGAGGTGGTGAAGATTCTTCTGAAGGCCGGCTGTGACCTGGACGTGGAGGACGAC GGCAACCAGACGGCCCTTCACAGGGCGGCCATGGTGGGACACAGTGATGTCATCTCAGCGCTCATTCAGGAAGGGTGTGCGCTGGACCGGCAGGACAAG GACGGGAACACGGCGCTGCACGAGGTGGCCTGGCACGGCTTCGCACAGGCCGTCCGACTGCTGGTCAAAGCCGGAGCCAACGCTCACGCCAGGAACAAG gcaGGAAACACAGCACTACATTTAGCCTGTCAGAATGGTCATGCCCAGAGCTGTAAGGTTCTTCTGCTGGGAGGAGCACGCCCAGACAGCAAGAACAAC GCCGGAGACACTTGCCTACACGTCTCCGCACGCTACAACCACGTGTGTGTGATCCGCGTTCTGCTTGGCGTGTTCTGCTCGGTGGCTGAGAGGAATCAG GCGGGAGACACGGCCCTGCACGTGGCTGCCAGTCTAAACCACAAGAAGACGGTGCGTCTGCTGCTGGAGGCTGGGATAGACGGCAGCGTCCGGAACAAC GCAGGACAGACTGCACTGGATCAGGCCAGAGAGCATAACAACCCAGAAGTAGCCCTCCTTCTGACCAAAGCACCTCag attcAGAGCTTCGCCCGTGGGAGGagcgtgaggaagaggagggacaaGCTGAAGGCTGAAGGACGGGCACAGTCAGTCCCACGAGATGAGATGCTCCAGAGTAag GAAAGCGTCTCCCCGGAGGACGACAGTCACAGCAGCGAGAGGATGGTACGGAGACGCGGTGACCACTCCGGCGGGACTCCCGATGCCACAGAGGCGCACCACAACACAGTCCGCAGCAAGACACAACTCAAAGACAAG CCCTCCCTGTCTGACCCTCTCTCCAGTAGGCAGAATAAGCATAccgaggagaggaagaggagcaggctGAAGGCTCCGCCTACCACACCTGTGGCTCCGCCCCACAGCTACAAGGCCTACCAGCTTTATACGCTCTACAGGGACAAGGAAGGCAAGATCATGCAG GCTCCCCTGAACGGCTGCAGGTGTGAACCCCTCATCAACAAGCTGGAGAACCAGCTGGAGGCCACCAAAGAGGAGATGAAGTCCGAGATCCACACCGTGCAGGAGCTCATGAACAGCAAGCTGGGACAACTGGACCGCAAGAGTCAGCACCAg atcagagcTCTAGACAAGCTGATGACGGAGAGAGTGTCTGCTGAAAGGACGGAGTGCTTCCAGCGCATCGAGCAGAGAGCCACGCAGGAGCAGCTGGCCAGCGACAAGAGACAG GCGTCCATGGTGAGTGAGCTGAGGAGCTGGTGTCTGTCGAAGCTCCAGCGGATGGAGGCACGTCTGGTGTCGGAGTCCCGCACCACCCCCCTCCGCTGCACCACGGAGACGCTCGGGGGCCACGCCCCGGAGGAGCcgcccaccaccagcagcagccaatcagggcCCAAGGGCCTGCCTGAAGCCGAGGAGGGCGGGGCCGCTGGGGGCTTGCGAGAGGACGGCTCAGCCAATCACTACTTTGTGGTGCAAGCGGACAGCTCTCCAG ATGACAAGCCAAATGTCCGAGAGACATCCAGCCCCCAGGCTCAGAACAAGTCTGTGCCGTCTTCCCCCTGTGTGGTCCGGCCAAAAGAGCGTGCGCCGCTCTCTGCTGACCCCAGCTGGCCACAGGGGGAACTTCAGGACGTGGTTGCACAGCCTAACGGCCGGTATCCAGAGCGGGCCAGCAGCCTCTCGCCGACTACAGAGCGCCGGGGGTGGGGCGGAGACCAGGGGCGGGACCGGGGGCGGGAACAAGGGCGGGATCATGTACACGGGAGGCGTCACAAGCGGCACTCCCGTTCGAGGACTAAGCCCCGCGCGGTGCCCCCGGGCGCGTTGGGTGAGAGTGCGGCGGGCGAGGCCTCGTTCTCAGCAGAGCGGGCGAACGTGCACGCGCTGGAGGTGACGCAGTGCTTCTTCGAGGCCGTGTCGGCCCAGATGGAGCGCTGGTACGAGAGGAAGATCCAGGAGGCCCGGCAGCAGGCCGACCAGCGCGCGCAGGCCGAcagcgccgccctgctggagaGGATCGGGAGCCTGGAAGACGAGCTGAGGCGGCTCAGGACTCAAGCCAGAAGAGAGTTAACTGCCACCGATGCTAGAGACAGCTAa
- the ankrd6b gene encoding ankyrin repeat domain-containing protein 6b isoform X1, with product MSPQDVPSVRSLSERLLIASHKGHADHVVQLINKGAKVAVTKYGRTPLHLACYKGHVEVVKILLKAGCDLDVEDDGNQTALHRAAMVGHSDVISALIQEGCALDRQDKDGNTALHEVAWHGFAQAVRLLVKAGANAHARNKAGNTALHLACQNGHAQSCKVLLLGGARPDSKNNAGDTCLHVSARYNHVCVIRVLLGVFCSVAERNQAGDTALHVAASLNHKKTVRLLLEAGIDGSVRNNAGQTALDQAREHNNPEVALLLTKAPQIQSFARGRSVRKRRDKLKAEGRAQSVPRDEMLQSKRRTDAVLFRFQESVSPEDDSHSSERMVRRRGDHSGGTPDATEAHHNTVRSKTQLKDKPSLSDPLSSRQNKHTEERKRSRLKAPPTTPVAPPHSYKAYQLYTLYRDKEGKIMQAPLNGCRCEPLINKLENQLEATKEEMKSEIHTVQELMNSKLGQLDRKSQHQIRALDKLMTERVSAERTECFQRIEQRATQEQLASDKRQASMVSELRSWCLSKLQRMEARLVSESRTTPLRCTTETLGGHAPEEPPTTSSSQSGPKGLPEAEEGGAAGGLREDGSANHYFVVQADSSPDDKPNVRETSSPQAQNKSVPSSPCVVRPKERAPLSADPSWPQGELQDVVAQPNGRYPERASSLSPTTERRGWGGDQGRDRGREQGRDHVHGRRHKRHSRSRTKPRAVPPGALGESAAGEASFSAERANVHALEVTQCFFEAVSAQMERWYERKIQEARQQADQRAQADSAALLERIGSLEDELRRLRTQARRELTATDARDS from the exons ATGAGCCCGCAGGATGTCCCGTCGGTGCGCTCCCTCTCCGAGCGCCTCCTGATCGCCTCGCACAAGGGTCACGCCGACCACGTGGTGCAGCTGATCAACAAGGGCGCCAAGGTGGCCGTCACCAAG tatggCAGGACTCCGCTGCATTTGGCCTGTTATAAGGGCCACGTGGAGGTGGTGAAGATTCTTCTGAAGGCCGGCTGTGACCTGGACGTGGAGGACGAC GGCAACCAGACGGCCCTTCACAGGGCGGCCATGGTGGGACACAGTGATGTCATCTCAGCGCTCATTCAGGAAGGGTGTGCGCTGGACCGGCAGGACAAG GACGGGAACACGGCGCTGCACGAGGTGGCCTGGCACGGCTTCGCACAGGCCGTCCGACTGCTGGTCAAAGCCGGAGCCAACGCTCACGCCAGGAACAAG gcaGGAAACACAGCACTACATTTAGCCTGTCAGAATGGTCATGCCCAGAGCTGTAAGGTTCTTCTGCTGGGAGGAGCACGCCCAGACAGCAAGAACAAC GCCGGAGACACTTGCCTACACGTCTCCGCACGCTACAACCACGTGTGTGTGATCCGCGTTCTGCTTGGCGTGTTCTGCTCGGTGGCTGAGAGGAATCAG GCGGGAGACACGGCCCTGCACGTGGCTGCCAGTCTAAACCACAAGAAGACGGTGCGTCTGCTGCTGGAGGCTGGGATAGACGGCAGCGTCCGGAACAAC GCAGGACAGACTGCACTGGATCAGGCCAGAGAGCATAACAACCCAGAAGTAGCCCTCCTTCTGACCAAAGCACCTCag attcAGAGCTTCGCCCGTGGGAGGagcgtgaggaagaggagggacaaGCTGAAGGCTGAAGGACGGGCACAGTCAGTCCCACGAGATGAGATGCTCCAGAGTAag CGGCGCACCGACGCTGTCCTGTTCCGCTTCCAGGAAAGCGTCTCCCCGGAGGACGACAGTCACAGCAGCGAGAGGATGGTACGGAGACGCGGTGACCACTCCGGCGGGACTCCCGATGCCACAGAGGCGCACCACAACACAGTCCGCAGCAAGACACAACTCAAAGACAAG CCCTCCCTGTCTGACCCTCTCTCCAGTAGGCAGAATAAGCATAccgaggagaggaagaggagcaggctGAAGGCTCCGCCTACCACACCTGTGGCTCCGCCCCACAGCTACAAGGCCTACCAGCTTTATACGCTCTACAGGGACAAGGAAGGCAAGATCATGCAG GCTCCCCTGAACGGCTGCAGGTGTGAACCCCTCATCAACAAGCTGGAGAACCAGCTGGAGGCCACCAAAGAGGAGATGAAGTCCGAGATCCACACCGTGCAGGAGCTCATGAACAGCAAGCTGGGACAACTGGACCGCAAGAGTCAGCACCAg atcagagcTCTAGACAAGCTGATGACGGAGAGAGTGTCTGCTGAAAGGACGGAGTGCTTCCAGCGCATCGAGCAGAGAGCCACGCAGGAGCAGCTGGCCAGCGACAAGAGACAG GCGTCCATGGTGAGTGAGCTGAGGAGCTGGTGTCTGTCGAAGCTCCAGCGGATGGAGGCACGTCTGGTGTCGGAGTCCCGCACCACCCCCCTCCGCTGCACCACGGAGACGCTCGGGGGCCACGCCCCGGAGGAGCcgcccaccaccagcagcagccaatcagggcCCAAGGGCCTGCCTGAAGCCGAGGAGGGCGGGGCCGCTGGGGGCTTGCGAGAGGACGGCTCAGCCAATCACTACTTTGTGGTGCAAGCGGACAGCTCTCCAG ATGACAAGCCAAATGTCCGAGAGACATCCAGCCCCCAGGCTCAGAACAAGTCTGTGCCGTCTTCCCCCTGTGTGGTCCGGCCAAAAGAGCGTGCGCCGCTCTCTGCTGACCCCAGCTGGCCACAGGGGGAACTTCAGGACGTGGTTGCACAGCCTAACGGCCGGTATCCAGAGCGGGCCAGCAGCCTCTCGCCGACTACAGAGCGCCGGGGGTGGGGCGGAGACCAGGGGCGGGACCGGGGGCGGGAACAAGGGCGGGATCATGTACACGGGAGGCGTCACAAGCGGCACTCCCGTTCGAGGACTAAGCCCCGCGCGGTGCCCCCGGGCGCGTTGGGTGAGAGTGCGGCGGGCGAGGCCTCGTTCTCAGCAGAGCGGGCGAACGTGCACGCGCTGGAGGTGACGCAGTGCTTCTTCGAGGCCGTGTCGGCCCAGATGGAGCGCTGGTACGAGAGGAAGATCCAGGAGGCCCGGCAGCAGGCCGACCAGCGCGCGCAGGCCGAcagcgccgccctgctggagaGGATCGGGAGCCTGGAAGACGAGCTGAGGCGGCTCAGGACTCAAGCCAGAAGAGAGTTAACTGCCACCGATGCTAGAGACAGCTAa
- the ankrd6b gene encoding ankyrin repeat domain-containing protein 6b isoform X3: MSPQDVPSVRSLSERLLIASHKGHADHVVQLINKGAKVAVTKYGRTPLHLACYKGHVEVVKILLKAGCDLDVEDDGNQTALHRAAMVGHSDVISALIQEGCALDRQDKDGNTALHEVAWHGFAQAVRLLVKAGANAHARNKAGNTALHLACQNGHAQSCKVLLLGGARPDSKNNAGDTALHVAASLNHKKTVRLLLEAGIDGSVRNNAGQTALDQAREHNNPEVALLLTKAPQIQSFARGRSVRKRRDKLKAEGRAQSVPRDEMLQSKRRTDAVLFRFQESVSPEDDSHSSERMVRRRGDHSGGTPDATEAHHNTVRSKTQLKDKPSLSDPLSSRQNKHTEERKRSRLKAPPTTPVAPPHSYKAYQLYTLYRDKEGKIMQAPLNGCRCEPLINKLENQLEATKEEMKSEIHTVQELMNSKLGQLDRKSQHQIRALDKLMTERVSAERTECFQRIEQRATQEQLASDKRQASMVSELRSWCLSKLQRMEARLVSESRTTPLRCTTETLGGHAPEEPPTTSSSQSGPKGLPEAEEGGAAGGLREDGSANHYFVVQADSSPDDKPNVRETSSPQAQNKSVPSSPCVVRPKERAPLSADPSWPQGELQDVVAQPNGRYPERASSLSPTTERRGWGGDQGRDRGREQGRDHVHGRRHKRHSRSRTKPRAVPPGALGESAAGEASFSAERANVHALEVTQCFFEAVSAQMERWYERKIQEARQQADQRAQADSAALLERIGSLEDELRRLRTQARRELTATDARDS; this comes from the exons ATGAGCCCGCAGGATGTCCCGTCGGTGCGCTCCCTCTCCGAGCGCCTCCTGATCGCCTCGCACAAGGGTCACGCCGACCACGTGGTGCAGCTGATCAACAAGGGCGCCAAGGTGGCCGTCACCAAG tatggCAGGACTCCGCTGCATTTGGCCTGTTATAAGGGCCACGTGGAGGTGGTGAAGATTCTTCTGAAGGCCGGCTGTGACCTGGACGTGGAGGACGAC GGCAACCAGACGGCCCTTCACAGGGCGGCCATGGTGGGACACAGTGATGTCATCTCAGCGCTCATTCAGGAAGGGTGTGCGCTGGACCGGCAGGACAAG GACGGGAACACGGCGCTGCACGAGGTGGCCTGGCACGGCTTCGCACAGGCCGTCCGACTGCTGGTCAAAGCCGGAGCCAACGCTCACGCCAGGAACAAG gcaGGAAACACAGCACTACATTTAGCCTGTCAGAATGGTCATGCCCAGAGCTGTAAGGTTCTTCTGCTGGGAGGAGCACGCCCAGACAGCAAGAACAAC GCGGGAGACACGGCCCTGCACGTGGCTGCCAGTCTAAACCACAAGAAGACGGTGCGTCTGCTGCTGGAGGCTGGGATAGACGGCAGCGTCCGGAACAAC GCAGGACAGACTGCACTGGATCAGGCCAGAGAGCATAACAACCCAGAAGTAGCCCTCCTTCTGACCAAAGCACCTCag attcAGAGCTTCGCCCGTGGGAGGagcgtgaggaagaggagggacaaGCTGAAGGCTGAAGGACGGGCACAGTCAGTCCCACGAGATGAGATGCTCCAGAGTAag CGGCGCACCGACGCTGTCCTGTTCCGCTTCCAGGAAAGCGTCTCCCCGGAGGACGACAGTCACAGCAGCGAGAGGATGGTACGGAGACGCGGTGACCACTCCGGCGGGACTCCCGATGCCACAGAGGCGCACCACAACACAGTCCGCAGCAAGACACAACTCAAAGACAAG CCCTCCCTGTCTGACCCTCTCTCCAGTAGGCAGAATAAGCATAccgaggagaggaagaggagcaggctGAAGGCTCCGCCTACCACACCTGTGGCTCCGCCCCACAGCTACAAGGCCTACCAGCTTTATACGCTCTACAGGGACAAGGAAGGCAAGATCATGCAG GCTCCCCTGAACGGCTGCAGGTGTGAACCCCTCATCAACAAGCTGGAGAACCAGCTGGAGGCCACCAAAGAGGAGATGAAGTCCGAGATCCACACCGTGCAGGAGCTCATGAACAGCAAGCTGGGACAACTGGACCGCAAGAGTCAGCACCAg atcagagcTCTAGACAAGCTGATGACGGAGAGAGTGTCTGCTGAAAGGACGGAGTGCTTCCAGCGCATCGAGCAGAGAGCCACGCAGGAGCAGCTGGCCAGCGACAAGAGACAG GCGTCCATGGTGAGTGAGCTGAGGAGCTGGTGTCTGTCGAAGCTCCAGCGGATGGAGGCACGTCTGGTGTCGGAGTCCCGCACCACCCCCCTCCGCTGCACCACGGAGACGCTCGGGGGCCACGCCCCGGAGGAGCcgcccaccaccagcagcagccaatcagggcCCAAGGGCCTGCCTGAAGCCGAGGAGGGCGGGGCCGCTGGGGGCTTGCGAGAGGACGGCTCAGCCAATCACTACTTTGTGGTGCAAGCGGACAGCTCTCCAG ATGACAAGCCAAATGTCCGAGAGACATCCAGCCCCCAGGCTCAGAACAAGTCTGTGCCGTCTTCCCCCTGTGTGGTCCGGCCAAAAGAGCGTGCGCCGCTCTCTGCTGACCCCAGCTGGCCACAGGGGGAACTTCAGGACGTGGTTGCACAGCCTAACGGCCGGTATCCAGAGCGGGCCAGCAGCCTCTCGCCGACTACAGAGCGCCGGGGGTGGGGCGGAGACCAGGGGCGGGACCGGGGGCGGGAACAAGGGCGGGATCATGTACACGGGAGGCGTCACAAGCGGCACTCCCGTTCGAGGACTAAGCCCCGCGCGGTGCCCCCGGGCGCGTTGGGTGAGAGTGCGGCGGGCGAGGCCTCGTTCTCAGCAGAGCGGGCGAACGTGCACGCGCTGGAGGTGACGCAGTGCTTCTTCGAGGCCGTGTCGGCCCAGATGGAGCGCTGGTACGAGAGGAAGATCCAGGAGGCCCGGCAGCAGGCCGACCAGCGCGCGCAGGCCGAcagcgccgccctgctggagaGGATCGGGAGCCTGGAAGACGAGCTGAGGCGGCTCAGGACTCAAGCCAGAAGAGAGTTAACTGCCACCGATGCTAGAGACAGCTAa
- the lyrm2 gene encoding LYR motif-containing protein 2 produces MFASKLPPSALSFKQFLQRQKVLGLYRSVLRTIRQVPDDADRTYLRDWAREEFKRNKHATDQDAIRMMITQARSHLEELRRTLALAGC; encoded by the exons ATGTTCGCTTCAAAATTACCACCGAGCGCTTTGAGCTTTAAACAG TTTCTACAGAGGCAGAAAGTGTTGGGTTTGTACCGCAGCGTGCTGAGAACCATCCGCCAGGTACCAGACGATGCCGACCGCACATATCTGAGGGACTGGGCGAGAGAAGAGTTCAAACGGAACAAACATGCGACCGACCAG GACGCCATCCGTATGATGATCACACAAGCCAGGAGTCACCTCGAGGAGCTGAGGAGAACACTGGCCCTGGCAGGATGCTGA